From the genome of Pirellulales bacterium, one region includes:
- a CDS encoding AAA family ATPase, which translates to MLKSLSLKNFTAFTEARLSFASNLNVIVGENSTGKTHILKVAYSALYAGATRKKEQGPGTPTKAYLQTAIADKLNAVFRPDELGRLARRASPGRQRCEVSCLFSPNKPPLAFSFNTTSKSEVTIDKTPSAWPDKLPVYLPTRELLTIYPGFVSLYETTHLSFEETWRDTCILLGAPLARGPREKRIRELLVPLEEAMGGKVELDKAGRFYLNVAGVSTEMHLVAEGLRKLAMLARLIATGSLVDKGFLFWDEPESNLNPKAIKMIARTILSLCQSGIQVFLASHSLFLLRELDILLQRDEFKAVKTRFIGLHRGEEGVEATQGDTIDDIGSIDALTEELSQSDRYLKVETE; encoded by the coding sequence ATGCTTAAATCACTTTCGCTGAAGAATTTCACCGCTTTCACTGAAGCACGATTGAGCTTCGCGTCGAACCTCAACGTGATCGTGGGCGAAAACTCGACGGGCAAAACGCACATCCTGAAGGTGGCGTACTCGGCCCTCTATGCCGGCGCGACGAGGAAAAAGGAACAAGGTCCGGGGACGCCAACGAAGGCGTATTTGCAGACCGCCATCGCCGACAAGCTCAACGCCGTTTTCCGGCCGGACGAGTTGGGGCGGCTGGCGCGCCGCGCAAGCCCAGGGCGGCAGCGATGCGAAGTGAGCTGCCTGTTTTCCCCCAACAAGCCTCCGTTGGCATTCTCGTTCAACACCACCAGCAAGTCGGAAGTCACCATCGACAAGACCCCTTCGGCATGGCCCGATAAACTGCCGGTTTACCTGCCGACACGCGAGCTGTTGACGATCTACCCCGGCTTCGTCTCGCTTTATGAGACAACGCATCTGTCCTTCGAGGAAACCTGGCGCGACACGTGCATTTTGCTCGGCGCGCCCTTGGCCCGGGGTCCGCGGGAGAAGCGCATTCGGGAATTGCTGGTTCCACTTGAGGAAGCGATGGGCGGCAAGGTCGAGCTCGACAAGGCCGGCCGCTTCTATTTGAATGTCGCGGGCGTCAGCACGGAGATGCACCTGGTCGCCGAGGGGTTGAGGAAGCTGGCCATGCTGGCGCGGCTGATCGCCACCGGCTCGCTGGTCGATAAGGGGTTCTTGTTTTGGGACGAGCCCGAATCGAACTTGAACCCGAAAGCGATCAAGATGATCGCCCGCACGATTCTGAGCCTTTGCCAAAGCGGCATTCAGGTGTTCCTTGCGAGCCACAGCCTGTTTTTGCTGCGCGAGCTCGACATTCTTTTGCAGCGCGACGAGTTTAAGGCGGTTAAGACGCGCTTCATTGGATTGCACCGCGGTGAGGAAGGCGTTGAGGCGACCCAAGGCGACACGATCGACGACATCGGCTCGATCGACGCTTTGACCGAGGAGCTCAGCCAATCGGACCGATATCTGAAAGTCGAGACGGAGTGA